The genomic segment tgtttttatttgcaagATGCCTACACTTCCATTAACTATAATTGCTCGacaatttttttccagaaataGGGATACTGTGTTTAAAGCAATAGTGTTCTACAagtgtgaaataaaaataatgctctCCGTTTTATTCTAATTTCTTTAAAGATGAAAGCCAAACGTTAATGCCCCAAACATCGCAAATTCAAGAACTGAATCTAGACGATCATGGTAAGTAGAGGAATTGTTTGTCCGATCTAAGTATAAAAAATGAGAGCATAGAGCTGGCCATGTTTatctttaagggaaggtacacgtttggtgattactcaaaacaaatattaacttaaaaaatgacttggtaacggacattggagagctgctgatggtagtataaaacattgtcagaaacggctccctctgaagtagcatagatttttagaaagaggtaaattctcactaaaacaataaaagacttctagctagaagtcttttattcctatctgagaaCACACAaaatcgtccaacaagggtttttttttcattcatcattttctcgcaacttcgatgaccaattgagcctaaatttccacaggcctgttattttatgatgggatacaccaagtgagaacactattttttgacaataaccaaacgtgtacagtgtctttaaagcaagacTTATTTCCGAAACAGCAAAACATTTGCAGTTGTGGCCCGAATTATGTTATTGAAACTGATAGTGAATTGTTTCGCACGACATTGAAATAACAATTGTGTTcacaaaacttacatggtatatGAGGATGGACTTTGTGGAAAACTTCACCAAACTTGCAATTTGTCTGAAAAAAATTAGTACTAAATCTCGATGATATCGCAAAACTAAAACGTACTTACTGGGGTCTGTCACAATTTGTGTACATCTTTTcactgttgatttttttttggaagagtgccttcattccaatcctctagttttcaagaaacattgtCATAACAAGGGATGGTTACATCCTTGGTTAGAGTAAAATCAATTCATATCCTCTGGCTTTTTATCAAGAAACATACCATTGGGACGGTATATCATTTATACTGGAAGAGTACATTTCTGTTCCAATCCACTAGTTTCAAGAAACATTGTCATAACAATGAATTATTACACCATTGGTTTTTGGATGAGTACACTTAATTCCAATTCTCTTCTTTttcaataaacatttttatCTCATTTTCATTCTCTCTCAATGACAGAACATGTTGAGATCCACCCATCAGGTTCTAGTAGTTTCTTCCTCCGTCGAATGCTAACCCAAGcccaaaatattgttgttaacATTCACAATCATGTCATTAATAAAACACCCACAAAGCGGAATCGAAGAAAACCAAAGCAGAAGAAAGACGGAAAGGGGGGCGCATCCTATCAAACAATTTCCGTGGAAGCTGGTGAGTAAATACTTTGTAAAttataattaaaacattttgttttttttacggACGGCTCCTAAAGTGGAAGATACTATAAATAAAtggtaaacttgcaggtacaaccctGTGTCAATCTCTTTAGTTTGAGTGTTGGctgagccggtttggtctcaaataatgttttcattttaaactcGTGTGAcccttaagcctggttcatacttcctgcgaatgcgaatgcgaagcgaatttgacgtgaaattgacgtcacaccctcctttcgcagcgattatcgCAAGGGGGTAGAGCAGAAGGCAAcggctgcgaattgttcgttgcgaatttgtgacgtcaagatttgcttcacattcgcaggaagtatgaaccgggcttaaggccaTGTCTTAGCGAAGCATCGACTGTTTTATCACTTTAATAGTTCTTCTTTACTGTTCACCAATTCTGATCTTCAAACAAAGATAAACATTACTCAAGGAGTGCATTTTGGCGACCCCAGTCAGAGacattggtcatcggttgagcgttttcgcgagttgcgtgttcggttgagcgcggtgacgatgctgttcagaccaaccgctAACCGACTTGTGGACTCTGTTTGGGCTTTGGTtagggtcgccaaaacgcactcaacGTTGCCATCTTCCGTGACcgtgaaaataatttttcttttaacaatTTCAGTTCCAGAGTCATCTCCATCTGATCAACATAACTTGGAAGTTGAGATGCACGAGAACTCACTTACAAGTCCACGGCAATTAAACATGGCGGATTCAACACTTCAAGAAGGGTACGAAGCTGATGAGACAAATCTTCAAGACGTTTCTGTTATTCAGGAGACTCCGGATACTCGTGATGACCCTCAAGAGCATTCCGATCAACAGACGTCCCCCAAAGAGGTTACTTGTGAACCTCTGCAGAAAGTAGAACCCCGTCACAACATAAATGAAGCTAATTCTGAGCCTCATCTGACCGAAGATAAGGCGAACCTTCAAAGAGAGGATCCTTCAGAGATATCAGTTACTGAGGATGAAGCTGCTTGCCCAACAGGTATTGTAGTTATAAGTGTGGATTATAATTATTAAGAGCTCGCGAGCAAAGgaccggtatgtctgctgccctctagtgacaGTTGTAGTCAAATGTCTCCCACTGAACCCAAAAAACTGTAGATATCCttaggccctttttgaaaccacgggtTTGGCGTTGGATTTGGCTTcggatttggcttcaggctccgtcctctcgtctgaagccctgtacgcaaagcacgctcaatattgtcaaaacaactgcggggccaagctagcttGAGTCGTAGTCGTAGCCATAACTGCGTGTATTCGCCAAATTGGGACATTTGGCCTCATTTTTGAgtcttgaagtgtgacgtcagatattcAGGCTAATTATGATGCTTTAATATTATTGAATTTATAAATTCACAAAAATCCAAATTTTTTCCAGATGCATTTAATGGAGCATCATCTGAAATACAGACAAGCACAGCCTCGGATAACACATCTTCACAGAAACAAAATGACGTAATACAAGACGAGAACCAACAGAGCAAAGCACCTGAGCAATCACCAGCTGCCTATGGAAAGATCCCTCCGAAACGTAAAAAAACTCATGGAAAGACGCCTTATCAAAAGTCAAAGAATGTTCAAAGTGAGATCAAAGATTCTTTGAAACCAAAAGGAGTGGTCAATCAAGCTGCGGGAAATTCTAAGCATGCAACGGGAAGAGATACTGGCAACGTAACTGATGAAGAAACAGAGCTTCGATTAACTCCAGGTAAGCATGCACATTGACAAAATAATTCCCCTTGCATGTAACGGGTGATAAGATTAAAAAgttaatttcatgaagcctgtaaaaCCCAgactgtggtttttttttccttcagagTTTGCTACTAGTTTGCCCAATTCCATAGatctgctaagcaccaaaatttgctagcgttaaatttcttccttgataaaaacaggatcataccaatcaaatttccacgtgattttcagaataagcaaacaacagctgaataccagtaacaagcaatatgcaacaaatagaaatttggttggtaatagaTAGATAGAATGGTATATTACAAACAATTCCTcacagcacaaaggctgaattacaaaaaaattacattaatttaaaaattgaaataaaatcggaggcaaattggtaaaaaaaaaatatgtggaaTAGTTAGCCATTACCTTAAATCAACACATTGCATATTGCACATTGAAACTGAATTAATTTAACtcaatttcccttttttttttacaaggaagaaatttcatgccaagcaaatttgtgtgctcagcagcggctctatgaaattggaccctcgGCAGGACTGCATTAAAGTGTCAAAAAAAATTGCACACGTTTCTGCCTGATTAATAAAGaactccccccaaaaaatattgctttctGGAAAAACAGTTTCACAGAAATTaataattcaatatttttaaCTGCTGTAAGTCTAGCTTTCATTCGcttgtattaaaggaacattatggAAAcaagtttttgctaacaaaacaggtgctggcagtgtaagcactttatgtaatccaccatactgacaaacctgtagaagtttgagatagTTCGGCCAtatgggtcacaagaaaatagtgaaaacccgaAATGTagatctgtgatcttagacaagttttgaTTTCTTACCAGTTctataacattcctttaaaaacTCTGGAGAATTTTTGTATTGATATGTGTATTGTGACTGGTTTTTATCTCCAGATTCCGGTTATTCGGGCAGTGCACATTGTGGTCCTGATGGTAATGATGATGCTGTTGCTCCTGAAGAAAGCTCCGAAGAACAATCTGCTAAGCCACAAGTCACCCAACCCGCTCTTAATAACGACTTCAATACTGAGTCAAGTCCTACAGATCCACTCCTCGATCCAACTGTCAATCCAAACTCCGAAGATGTTCAACATCCACATAAAAAAGATCCAACTCAACAACCTGAATCAATCATGAAACAGCCGTCACCTCATCCCAATCCTTTTCCAAACGTTACCCCTCAAGAACCCTCTAGTGACAACCCGTCTCAGAAAGAACAAGACGCTCCTCCTCTTTCATTACCTTACAACGCCCAGATTCAAAGTGACCCATATTACCCTTCCCCGGGTTCGAACACGATAAATCGCTGGCTTGATGACACACCCAAAGCTGGCATCCCTGAACCATCGCTCCAAACAAGCCCTCAAGCTCCTCTTGCAGACCAAGATGATGCACCAAAAACTGGCATCCCTGGATCAACGCTTCCAAGTCCCCAAGCTGACCAAGACGGTCATGTTCGCGCCCAAAGACCGGTAGTCTCTCCCCAATCTGACTACTGTGAACCATCTCCTGGTGTTGGTCCAGAATCAAATGGAAGCAGATACCCAGATCGCTTTTCAAGCGACGATGAATCCATGGTTTCCGAAAGCGGTAATGAGGTAGCGGATGACACGCCGCATAATGGCGTCAGTGATGACGTAGGTTACGATCAGCAGCACGAAACGCCCTCAGTGGAGATGGATGAAGGAACTGCTGATGACATTTCACAGGGTTGgtatcaattcaatttaataacATTATCTGGAATAATCGTATCTAATGGAAGTGAGGCACTATAGGGATTTGAAAAGTGCTTAAATGTCACCTACTTAAATGTGTGTCACATTCAACTTTGTTTTATACTAGACTGAGTGTGTGAAttgaatgtttaaaggcagtggacactattggtaactgtcaaagaccagtcttctcacttggtgtgtctcaacatatgcatgaaataacaaacatgtgaaaatttgagctcaattggtcgtcgaagttgcgagataagaatgaaagaaaaaacacccttgtccaacgaagttgtgtgctttcagattcttgacttcgagacctcaaaatctaattctgaggtctcgaaatcaaattcgtggaaaataacttctttctcgaaaactacgttacttcagagggagctgtttctcacaatgttttatactatcaacagctccccattactcgaataccaagtaagttcttatactaataattattttgagaaattaccaataatgtccactgcatgcctttaacaatgtaaattttttcTTTCGCACGACCTTTTCATTTTTACTGACGATTTAATTTGATGAGCTAGGTTCGATATCTCATTTTTCCGTATTCGTTGGTCCCATatacttaattttgttttcgtaAAATACAGCTTCTCCTCCAGATATAGAAATGAAAGAAGACGAAATTGTTGAACGTCCAAAACGTGACCCCAAGGAGCGACAGTCAAAGACCAAGGATTTGCTGAGGAAACAAAACCCTCTTAAAATTGGCAAGtcgtttgaaatgttttgtacaGCTGCTGTTATATCTTTTAGTTTGGTAGCAGTtcgtatagacctttatcacggtgtgggcatcttgattttactccattccaactcattgtaaccaaactgaggctggacaaaataatagtctggtgccatgtttgcgcaatgaatgttagcattcattactgttattggaaacagggaacatgaccaagatggtgacagcgtgataaaggtctagtAGATAAGTTCTTAAATCAGCCATAAGCCATAGCCGAGCAGACAGACTAAAGCTGGACCAGCAGGGGAAAAAGATAAACTTAAATCAGCCATAAGCCATAGCCGAGCAGACAGACTAAAGCTGGACCAGCAGGGGAAAAAGATAAACTCATTTGTTTGCCTAAAGTTGAAATAAGCGGGGCACAGTGAACAATACATGTTATTTTGACTGGTAGCCTTTCGTGTTGACAAGTTAGTTTGTGCGCTTCAGGTTTATAAAGTTTGACACAAGTCATGTCATTATCACTTTTTGCTCAGCTATCTTTTGGATAACATTTGCCGCACAAACTAACAGATTGAAGTGTTTAACATTCAATGCAATGGTTGGATGCATTAGTTTCGCGCTCCATACCCATGTGTGGCGTATATAAAAGCAGCATTGAGGatcatgttttgtgtgtgttttttcttttatcacaaaatattttactgaAGTGGTATCTTTCTTCCTCTTATTTCTTTTTCCAGATAACTTTGTAGCCCAAAGACTGAAAAATTCTACCGGTTATTGATCATGGTGTTTGACAAGGGcggtttttgttaaaataaaacaacggATGAGCTCTGAGTTCTTTACCAAACAGTTCGCGGTACCTCATGGGAAGCAGTCAGCTAAAGGTTACACTTCGTGAAAGATGCGAGTCAGAGACCAGACTTGTCGTGTACGACGTCACAACGGGACTTGAAGTATATAAACTTCACTCGTTATAGATATCCTCTTGTCATTGCTTGTATTTTACAAACTACTTATTTTTTAAGtatatgtttttaaagttaaaactcTTTAGAAGTTTGATCCTTACATTgtgcactttttaaaattttgtacgATGTGAAGCGCCTTACTGTTTACAGTATGCTGTTCACAATAATAATGGTTCTTCATGGAATTCTTACTCTCTCAATGTAAAGGAGTGAACAACCACTTGTTTGTCCGCCATAACCCTCTTGCAATGGGccatatggcggacaactctttttggagtgaaagacgggtactttcaactcgatttagagtaaAGTTCGTTCTTACACAcccaaaaagagtgacacagactgactttcactctcaaaagagcaaAACTGACACAACAAGAGAGTGAATGTCTTTCTTTTCCATTAAGAGATTAAATGGACAAAGACAAGAGCTACGTATGGGCAAAGTGGTCAGCGTCATCGATGGAGGGGTTTGGCTTACAGTCTACAATGATGATCGAATAATGGTGGTTCTTCATGGAATTGTGAATTCCTAAATGGGCAAAGTAAGTGCAAGAGATCCAGTGTAGGTATTCCTTGAAGACCACTTTtgtcagtgtacatgtacagtagtaggggtagaaaattcattgtgttattattcaagttagttaattccaggttctagttaattgccctttcctgtttacattgtcccttcagctgttttattgcacccctgtacatgtaggttgttatttcttagaagtcttttgttacatgttggtaaacagtttcttaatcCTTTGGTAGTGTATTCACCCATACAGTGCactgtatataattataatcagATAGCAGCCTGGCAGCGCAGGGATGTGTTCTAGCTCTCTTCTTCAAGTTTTGATTTCttcaccatgtaattttgcctgtttcaagtattttctgctattcTGGACTCGGTATCCTaacgccattttgattttaatttgtaacttttctttggcactggtttttagttttaatctggtttaactgtgtttgtattttagttttggtttagtTGAGTTTTTTAATAGTTCTTGGTTTAGGTTTCCTTTGTTTAAGTTGAGGTTTCAAACAGAGTAATTTTAAAGTGCGAGGTCCAAGTCCATTCGTTTTGGTCTagaggtttttattgtttaatactgtttttgttgattgatttatagtaaataaagctattttttattattttgttgagaaacctacattttgagtcactgttcctatttttttgcatctccTCGCATCTTAGCCCTATCCGATCTTGGTTTATGTCATTTGTTCAAGTGAGTGCCCCCAGagttagcatttttatttacatgtacgtgtagttttattcatttattttccaaGTGTACCCTTTTTCCGGGTTACATCAGCAAATAGGTTTGAGAAATAGGGTTGTTAATTGAAATAGCAATCTGCTGTTAATTGACTGTatttatctacatgtacatgtataccacaaCTGGttaatttgacaattacatgtatatccgtgaaattgttttgctcatttctctaaacgatcaatgtacatgtacgtatacatAACTACCATAACTGGCTAATGcgttttaaatgctaaaataattttcgtataATTTGTtagcacctcggcaagtaatacatgtacaatgtacagtttATTTGGAAGCTTTCTATTCAttaatatcttcaaactgtgtaagtttaatgtaaatctttggacattgtgttttgtgtcttacaaaagTACCCAGATCTTTTAAAGTTGTGGGCGCTTAAGAATTAGGGTAAAGAATAAAAAATGCAGGAACTGAAGACATTAAAGACTTCTatgatttttatatttttctttagACTTTACATGTATTTTCTAAAAGCCCCAAAAAGTTAATAGCcggacgtttcgaccctagcagagtctttctttaaggctaaatatttaagaaaaggTAAATTTAGTCTTTGTAAGATAAACAGCATCTAAAATTTACAAACGTATAATAAAAAGACGTTTGTTTCCAATGCCCTGACAAAATTGGACAGTGCAAGGCATTCTAAAATGCATAAATGGCTCGAAAAAGGTAATAAACAATAGTTATCATTATTAAGAACTACATATTCCCTAATGCGCCTTACAAAATAGGATAAgtgtaaaatattaaattataaaaaataaaaaaaatacaaaaattgacaAGAACAGCAACGACAAAGCAAAACATACAAACATCAGGTggaaatggtaaaaaaaaataaaaaaataatggctGTTCCAAAAATGTCACATACAGTTCTTTTTGTTATGCCCCTTGAAAACTCATCACCAAAAGGTAAAGCAATAGTAATGTGCACGCACACTTCTTGGTAGACATCTTAATGTCAATGATAGACATCTTAATTTGCAGTGTTACAGCCCGAgcttggaaaactatggaaagccataaattaAAATCCCCCAAATACTGTAGATCGCTACTATTACAAAAAATGTTCAAggtattttatttgattgaaagtttgcagaaaatgttgaactttgttaaaacatctgttaacaAGATTGAGTGTTTTACGAACATTCGGCCGGCCATGCCAAccaagggtgtttgtttgggtgcgttcgtttagcttccctgggtcgaccccggtgtgtgacgggtttttttccccaagacGAACGTGTGTAGATAgtaacccacgttcgtcctgggaagaaaaaaaaccgccacacaccggggtcgacccagggaagctaaacgaatgcacccactATTAACGTCATTACGCAAGGGGTCATTATGTGACCCGCTCAAACGAAATACATGCATACGTTACTAACAGATTTTATTTGGCATCGCTATTCTTATTGTCAACCTCTTCGACGGGAAGTTCTTGCTCCTTGGGCTGAAGTTGAAATACTTGGACCGGTAAAACACCGCTAATGCTGCTTTCTTTCCTAATATCACGCTCAcctgaaataaacaaatgataaaaaaatgaaattgaaacaaagtggcgatatttgttatttatttatttatttatttatttattattattatttgttttaatctggCACCACTAAAAAATCTTCAGCCAAGCTAGATATAATATTTTGAAACACAGCTCCCAAATAGCATGTAAATCAGAAGTTTTGTTCTTCAAAGTTCAAATAATTTCtactaaataaaactaaaatctgCAAGAATTCTGTAAACATGAGATAGAGCTGAGGGAAGATCAACCTCGTCCTCAAATGAAAACATGAACTTACTTGAAGCTGGCGAGCCTTTGCTAGAGCTTGCTGTTGGTGATTCGTTTAGGTTCCCATTGTTATCCGCTCCACGAACTTTGACCTCAATGAGATCAGCCTCCGATGACCAGCCGTGACCGTAGCTTGAAAGTGGATATGCAGACTCGCCATGTTTGGCAATATCGAGACCTTTcgagaaaagaaaaacagacgaCTTGGTAAGAGTCTAATTGCAGGTGCATTGTTGTCTTCGACAACCATTTTCTAAAAGCTCACACCTCCACAAAATCGGAGACTTTTTActgacactaggtggcagcagacttacaaggtgAGTCCATCATTTTCGGTTTCGTGCGCTTGCCCTGAAATTGAAAGCTACATGATAAGTCTgttgccacctagcgttccaaagtctcgaATTATTGTCCTCACCTTTGGCCTCTATTTCCGGCGACACTCGCAAAATGCCAAAGATCCTCATAGTTCCAAACAAAATGGTTGTCAGTACTCCAGTCCACGCCATGATGACCAGAGCACCCAAAGCATTCCAACCCAAAGCCTGCAAACATCAATCagtgaaaaaaaggaaacattataTTCCAccaatcttttttgttttattttaaactttacCAAAAGGTGTTTTTCAAATCAAGTTGAACTTACAACAAATGCGTCTTGACTCCATGTAAAAACGACACCTTCTCCGAATCGAAAAATTGGTACGGAAAACACCCCCCATAAGCCTCCTCCAAGATGAACTGCAgatcaaaacacaaacaaagaaaaatataacCGGAACAATTTGTTGAGAATTTAGAAAAGTTGTTACTTAAATCTTCGGACACTAAAACAATCTTGACCAGGAGTAGTCTAGggaaaaaccaaatgtataaaAAGGGAAGTTCCAATCAATCAAACctaaaaattattaattaagtACAGGTGTAACGTCCCGGTGAGTTATATTCCTTGATACCCTAGACTGGATCATTCAACAATATTATTTCCTGAATGTCTGTTCCTCCTTTCACGAGAACaagttttcttcaaaaaagcaAAGTAACACAAAGTTAAAACAATGTCAGTGGAGTAACAAATACGTGTTAATGTTTGAGACGCTGTATAAAGCATGACCTTTCAACTTCTGTGACCTTTGGTTCGTCCTTACCTGCTACAGCGTCCAAAGGGTCATCGATCTTTAGCTTGCACACGGCATAGCTCCAGACGACATAGACAACGCCTGACACTACGCCAACGATGGCGGCGCCCCACGGTGCTAGTGCGTTACAGCCAGCACATATCGCCACCTATTTTCGAATTAACAATAGACAAAAAGGtaaaaagacaaacaataaaaacacatgAAAGCATATgccacaaggtttttttcttcttttggtattctcttgaaacttcgatAACGAATAATTGAGCCAacatgttcacatgtttgttattgtagTCATGTTCGGATATACCAAGTGGTCTttgatactggtctttgacaattaccagacgcgtccagtgactttaagggAGTCGTCAGTCTGTTGCAAAACATAACCCACTTAAGATTTCCTGAGATTTCCATAACACCATAAAGTCACCACATAACAAGCACGACATGAAGACTCTCTTACCATTCCAGTCAGTCCACCATTGAGTGTAATTAACAAACTCCACTGTCCATTGAAACCAAGTTTTTTAATGAGCATGGCTACCAGAGCACCATGCCCACCGCTAATGATGGTGTTGACAATAGAGATTGCCACAACCTCACCGTCTCCAGGCTGGGAGATACTCGCCTGGGAGCCGCCATTGAAAGCAAAGAAGCCAAAGAAGAGAATAAAGCCACCCAGAGCTGCGAGCTGTATAAAAaagatgcaaaaacaaaaaggggaaaagtgactaaagcccagttcatattGCCTGCAAATACAATAGACCTCAtggcaaataccaatgcgcaagcgcagacagttgaatgaggtgcattgtgggatagatatggatcaaatttggataccagctagaccacaatgcatcaAATTCAATTGTAATGTCAACATTATCCCagtcgcaggaagtatgaaccgggcttcagtaATGTTTGAAGGTTTGCATGTATTACAAGCCAAACTATCGTTCTTCGGATgagacataaagccgttggtacCGTGTGTTGTGAAAAAGCATGCAATATAATCAGGTACACTTataaacaatttgctaagcatggacAAAGGACAGTTTGTTTGCCAGCCAAACGTCATCGTAAGTTGTTGCTACTGAAATTATGTGTACCTACAGCCGAGCTGCCATAAttacaaatgaaaaataatgaaTCAAATATATGGACAGTTCTTACCGGGACGGTGTGGCCATATATAGTCACTGCTTGTCCGTCCTTGTCGAACCGACCATGACGCGGACCAACCATAGCTGCGCCGACCAGAGCAGCCATTCCCCCCACCATGTGAACCACTCCACTCCCGGCAAAGTCCTagaagaaaaatataaaaagagcttcatagtttattttatttgcacAAATTAAAAGAAATCCACCATCATACCAATACAAAAAACATCTATTACTGACCATGATAATTATCTACTTTTTAAGATAAAACTGTCAGTGACAAATCGTGAAAGAGCGCGATTTTATTAATTCACACGTTAAAACTCTTGTCTATTTAAACTAAATTAGGAGTTCGATTTTGTATGCACAACAACTCGAATGAAAACCATACTACCATAATAAAGGGCCAAAAAGTTAAATTTGGACTTGAAGACATCTCTTACTGAGCATGATAACTacctttttgaaaaagatgGAGCCAAATACCGCGTTAAAGAgcgtgatttgttttcttcacactGTGAAACTTTATGATTATGAAACTTTATGATTATGGTACAATTCACCAGTGTAAACCaatcgctcggccccagcgccTTGCCTTATCAAAAGGCGCTGGGATGTGCAAACATATAAAACACGTTCATTGGTTAAGAAAGAaaatgatcagggcccaatttcatggctctgcttaccgtaagcactgAATCGGCACtgacggaagcagggaattctgtgcttacggcaagcgtatttcacgggttagcggcgaatttgggcttctgcgcgtgcgttctccactttactaggcattctacgcttacaaggctcgcgcagaaattcggcccttgcacgtaagcggggaatcgtgatcgtaagcgcaaaattcggcggtaagcagagccatgaaattgggcccagttccgtcatgcatcacactcactcttcacgcatgacgtacttcctgaacaagaatccgTGCTGAAACTGATTACCAAGCGGGCCTGGattggccgctggggccgagcgaaggTAAACCAGGGTACCCCAAATATTGCaattgagaaacattttttcgaaatcatgtttttatttgtaaactTACCTGATACGTTATTCCTTCTTGGCCAGGCCCAGCACCAAGCCACCCCTCCGCTGACCACGCC from the Asterias rubens chromosome 22, eAstRub1.3, whole genome shotgun sequence genome contains:
- the LOC117305303 gene encoding putative ammonium transporter 1 encodes the protein MACLIFFMQCGFAFLEAGSVRSKNTTNILIKNLLDVCIGAVAYWAVGYAFAFGPGNALLGHRYFFFENMPSSLYSHWFFHFVFAATATTIVSGAMAERTEFGAYLIYSCIITGFIYPIVSHWAWSAEGWLGAGPGQEGITYQDFAGSGVVHMVGGMAALVGAAMVGPRHGRFDKDGQAVTIYGHTVPLAALGGFILFFGFFAFNGGSQASISQPGDGEVVAISIVNTIISGGHGALVAMLIKKLGFNGQWSLLITLNGGLTGMVAICAGCNALAPWGAAIVGVVSGVVYVVWSYAVCKLKIDDPLDAVAVHLGGGLWGVFSVPIFRFGEGVVFTWSQDAFVALGWNALGALVIMAWTGVLTTILFGTMRIFGILRVSPEIEAKGLDIAKHGESAYPLSSYGHGWSSEADLIEVKVRGADNNGNLNESPTASSSKGSPASSERDIRKESSISGVLPVQVFQLQPKEQELPVEEVDNKNSDAK